In the genome of Armatimonadota bacterium, one region contains:
- a CDS encoding glycine C-acetyltransferase, with protein MNPTLQNWLGDEIQKLRDQHLYKTPRILESPAGGRVRMDGKEVVNMSSNNYLGLANHPKVRQAALDAVEKWGVGAGAVRWIGGTMRVHDELEERLASFKHVEAVLVFTSGFTANSGCIPAVLTDKDVVISDELNHASIIDGVRLSPAEYRKSEGWVYAHKDMDALEDCLKRAQTKGFAKKMIITDGVFSMDGDIAPLPEIVRLAEQYDAFVMVDDAHASGVLGDCGAGTTSHFGLYGRVDIQLGTLSKALGVVGGYIAGSAKLKEWLINRGRPYLFSTAHPPMVAAALIAALDVMQNDPEPMRKLWDNAKKWKAMLADAGFDTMGSETPITPVMFGDEKAAQDAERMLWDEGVYALAIVYPTVGRGKARIRTMPSAAHTDQDLKDALDAFVRVRDRLGAVTA; from the coding sequence GTGAACCCGACGCTGCAGAACTGGCTTGGCGACGAGATCCAGAAGCTCCGCGACCAGCACCTCTACAAGACCCCGCGCATCCTCGAGTCCCCGGCCGGAGGGCGGGTGCGGATGGACGGCAAGGAGGTCGTCAACATGTCCAGCAACAACTACCTCGGCCTCGCCAACCATCCGAAGGTGCGGCAGGCGGCGCTGGACGCGGTCGAGAAGTGGGGCGTCGGCGCGGGTGCGGTGCGGTGGATCGGCGGCACGATGCGCGTCCACGACGAGCTGGAGGAGCGCCTGGCGTCGTTCAAGCACGTGGAGGCGGTCCTCGTCTTTACGAGCGGATTTACCGCCAACAGCGGCTGCATTCCCGCGGTGCTGACCGACAAGGACGTCGTGATCAGCGACGAACTGAACCACGCCTCGATCATCGACGGCGTGCGCTTGAGCCCGGCCGAATACCGCAAGAGCGAAGGTTGGGTCTACGCGCACAAGGACATGGACGCGCTCGAGGACTGCCTGAAGCGGGCGCAGACCAAGGGTTTCGCCAAGAAGATGATCATCACCGACGGCGTCTTCAGCATGGACGGCGACATCGCGCCGTTGCCGGAGATCGTCCGCTTGGCCGAACAGTACGACGCCTTCGTCATGGTCGACGACGCCCACGCTTCGGGCGTGCTCGGCGATTGCGGGGCGGGGACGACCTCGCACTTCGGCCTCTACGGCCGGGTCGACATCCAGCTCGGGACGTTGAGCAAGGCGCTCGGTGTGGTCGGCGGCTACATCGCGGGCTCGGCGAAGCTGAAAGAATGGTTGATCAACCGAGGTCGCCCGTACCTTTTCTCGACCGCGCACCCGCCGATGGTGGCGGCGGCGCTGATCGCGGCGCTGGACGTCATGCAGAACGACCCGGAGCCGATGCGCAAGCTGTGGGACAACGCGAAGAAGTGGAAGGCGATGCTGGCCGATGCAGGCTTCGACACGATGGGCAGCGAAACGCCGATCACTCCCGTCATGTTCGGGGACGAGAAGGCGGCTCAGGATGCGGAGAGGATGCTGTGGGACGAGGGGGTCTACGCGCTGGCGATCGTCTATCCGACGGTCGGTCGCGGCAAGGCCCGAATCCGGACGATGCCGAGCGCGGCGCACACCGACCAAGACTTGAAGGACGCGTTGGACGCGTTCGTGCGGGTACGGGACCGTTTGGGCGCGGTGACGGCCTAA
- a CDS encoding TIGR03790 family protein translates to MRLPPIIMLTALLACVACQPPVVFTERDKEEASRVVVVVNQGSTDSEEVAGYYRTKRAVPAENVIKVKTVTTDNIPYDDYYKSIEKPVKEAIGKLGRRIDYIVMTKGVPIRINDDGGAATDALLAGMNLPFGTISQLTEEGVKKSMNPYFGSEEPFESTKFRGMYLVTRLDGPTVADAKRLIDNALAAKSARGPFFFDQAGNRNSEGYSVLNKALEKACEDLRSGGWQAALESTNAFVAPSEALMGYCSWGSNDSGFSEVTYHKLKFLPGALAETFVSTSGRSFEPGKPGQSQITDLIKQGVTGVKGYVSEPYTFALARPEILFQRYTKGMNLAESFYAASLVAKWKDVVIGDPLCRPYRKD, encoded by the coding sequence GTGCGTCTTCCCCCGATCATCATGTTGACCGCCCTTCTTGCCTGCGTCGCCTGTCAGCCGCCCGTCGTCTTCACGGAACGGGACAAGGAAGAGGCGTCGCGCGTCGTTGTGGTGGTCAACCAGGGGAGCACGGACAGCGAAGAGGTCGCGGGCTACTACCGCACGAAGCGGGCGGTCCCGGCCGAGAACGTGATCAAGGTCAAAACCGTCACGACGGACAACATCCCTTACGACGATTACTACAAGTCGATCGAGAAACCGGTGAAGGAAGCGATCGGCAAGCTCGGTCGGCGGATCGACTACATCGTGATGACGAAGGGCGTCCCGATCCGGATCAACGACGACGGAGGTGCCGCGACGGACGCGCTGTTAGCGGGGATGAACCTGCCGTTCGGCACGATCAGCCAGTTGACGGAAGAAGGGGTCAAGAAGTCGATGAACCCGTACTTCGGTTCCGAAGAGCCGTTCGAGAGCACGAAGTTCAGGGGGATGTACCTGGTGACGCGGCTTGATGGGCCGACCGTGGCCGACGCGAAGCGGTTGATCGACAACGCCTTGGCCGCCAAGTCGGCGAGGGGTCCCTTCTTCTTCGACCAGGCGGGAAACCGCAACTCGGAAGGCTATTCCGTGTTGAACAAGGCGCTGGAGAAGGCGTGCGAAGACCTTCGCAGCGGCGGCTGGCAGGCGGCCCTCGAATCGACGAACGCGTTCGTGGCCCCGAGCGAGGCCCTAATGGGCTACTGCAGTTGGGGCAGCAACGACAGTGGGTTCAGCGAAGTCACGTATCACAAGTTGAAGTTCTTGCCGGGCGCGCTGGCAGAAACGTTCGTGTCGACGAGCGGGCGGTCGTTCGAGCCGGGAAAACCAGGTCAGAGCCAGATCACGGATCTGATCAAGCAAGGCGTGACGGGCGTCAAAGGCTACGTCAGCGAGCCGTACACGTTCGCGCTGGCACGACCCGAGATCCTGTTCCAGCGCTATACGAAGGGCATGAACCTGGCCGAATCGTTCTACGCGGCCTCACTCGTGGCGAAGTGGAAGGACGTCGTGATCGGTGACCCGTTGTGCCGTCCGTACCGCAAGGACTAA